The proteins below are encoded in one region of Saccopteryx leptura isolate mSacLep1 chromosome 1, mSacLep1_pri_phased_curated, whole genome shotgun sequence:
- the GLYATL3 gene encoding glycine N-acyltransferase-like protein 3 isoform X1, producing MLVLNCTKKLLTLETMLKSHFPESLKVYGAVMNINRGNPFQKEVVLDSWPDFKAVITRRQKEAEIDNLDHYTNAYAVFYKDVGTYQRLLEESDVINWDQVFQIQGLQSNLYDVSKAVANSKQLDVKLSSFKATRLAPVSTPPDTSFLRCSPPRLTYLSVADADLLNRTWARGGNAQCLRYIASLISCFPSVCVRDEKGHPVSWSITDQFATMCHNYTLPEHRRKGYSRLVVLTLARKLQSRGFPTQGNVLDDNTASISLLKNIHAEFLPCRFHRLILTPVALSDQVHL from the exons GTTTATGGCGCAGTGATGAACATCAATCGTGGGAACCCCTTTCAAAAGGAAGTGGTACTGGATTCGTGGCCAGACTTCAAAGCTGTTATCACTCGGCGGCAGAAAGAG GCTGAGATAGATAACCTGGACCATTATACGAACGCCTATGCTGTGTTCTACAAGGATGTCGGAACTTACCAACGGCTGTTGGAAGAATCTGACGTTATCAACTGGGACCAAGTTTTTCAAATACAAG GGCTGCAGAGTAATTTATATGATGTTTCCAAAGCTGTTGCCAACTCAAAGCAGCTAGATGTAAAGCTAAGTTCCTTCAAGGCGACTCGTTTAGCTCCTGTTTCAACTCCGCCAGACACCAGCTTCCT AAGGTGCTCTCCCCCGCGGCTCACTTACCTGAGCGTGGCTGATGCCGACCTACTCAACCGCACGTGGGCGCGGGGCGGCAACGCGCAGTGTCTCCGGTACATCGCCAGCCTCATCTCCTGCTTCCCCAGCGTGTGTGTCCGCGATGAGAAGGGACACCCAGTCTCTTGGTCGATCACAGACCAGTTTGCCACCATGTGCCATAACTACACCCTGCCAGAGCACCGCAGGAAGGGTTACAGCCGGCTGGTGGTCCTCACACTGGCCAGGAAGTTGCAAAGCCGGGGGTTCCCCACTCAGGGCAACGTCCTTGATGACAACACGGCCTCCATCAGCCTCCTGAAGAACATCCATGCTGAGTTCTTGCCTTGTCGGTTCCACCGGCTCATTCTCACCCCCGTGGCTCTCTCTGACCAGGTTCACCTGTAG
- the GLYATL3 gene encoding glycine N-acyltransferase-like protein 3 isoform X2, which produces MNINRGNPFQKEVVLDSWPDFKAVITRRQKEAEIDNLDHYTNAYAVFYKDVGTYQRLLEESDVINWDQVFQIQGLQSNLYDVSKAVANSKQLDVKLSSFKATRLAPVSTPPDTSFLRCSPPRLTYLSVADADLLNRTWARGGNAQCLRYIASLISCFPSVCVRDEKGHPVSWSITDQFATMCHNYTLPEHRRKGYSRLVVLTLARKLQSRGFPTQGNVLDDNTASISLLKNIHAEFLPCRFHRLILTPVALSDQVHL; this is translated from the exons ATGAACATCAATCGTGGGAACCCCTTTCAAAAGGAAGTGGTACTGGATTCGTGGCCAGACTTCAAAGCTGTTATCACTCGGCGGCAGAAAGAG GCTGAGATAGATAACCTGGACCATTATACGAACGCCTATGCTGTGTTCTACAAGGATGTCGGAACTTACCAACGGCTGTTGGAAGAATCTGACGTTATCAACTGGGACCAAGTTTTTCAAATACAAG GGCTGCAGAGTAATTTATATGATGTTTCCAAAGCTGTTGCCAACTCAAAGCAGCTAGATGTAAAGCTAAGTTCCTTCAAGGCGACTCGTTTAGCTCCTGTTTCAACTCCGCCAGACACCAGCTTCCT AAGGTGCTCTCCCCCGCGGCTCACTTACCTGAGCGTGGCTGATGCCGACCTACTCAACCGCACGTGGGCGCGGGGCGGCAACGCGCAGTGTCTCCGGTACATCGCCAGCCTCATCTCCTGCTTCCCCAGCGTGTGTGTCCGCGATGAGAAGGGACACCCAGTCTCTTGGTCGATCACAGACCAGTTTGCCACCATGTGCCATAACTACACCCTGCCAGAGCACCGCAGGAAGGGTTACAGCCGGCTGGTGGTCCTCACACTGGCCAGGAAGTTGCAAAGCCGGGGGTTCCCCACTCAGGGCAACGTCCTTGATGACAACACGGCCTCCATCAGCCTCCTGAAGAACATCCATGCTGAGTTCTTGCCTTGTCGGTTCCACCGGCTCATTCTCACCCCCGTGGCTCTCTCTGACCAGGTTCACCTGTAG